In the Pogona vitticeps strain Pit_001003342236 chromosome 2, PviZW2.1, whole genome shotgun sequence genome, CTCCTAGACAGGGGAGGCCAGAAAGGCAAGAGTTTAGAGGCAGCATGGGGCTGAAAAGGGAACCGGATGCTCTCTTCCACCACAATAGGCATGGCATCCCCAGTCAAGGACATCCAGATGAGTCCCACCCCAGAACCCTGCTGTACTCACCATCCCACCTTTCGTTATCCACATAGACCACTGCTGTAGCAAAAGTGGGTGTGGTGGAGCCAGCTGGGACCGTGGGGTCCTCCAGATAGCCCTTCTGAGCTTCCCCTTTGCCACTCGGATCCCCCACATACTGGCCAAGCACCACGTTGTTAGGATCCACCTCTGAGATGCACTTTAGCACCTTCACCTAGCAGAAGAAAGAGGGAAACGGCTGATCAAGCTGGAGACCTTTTTGTACTACCAAAAGGAAGCTGAACTTGGGGGTGGGATGCGGGGAACAAGGAGAGGCAGGTCAGTGGTATGTTCACACTTAATCAACCAGGCAACAAAGAATGGGAGACAAGGACCTGATGCAGCAAAAAGCGCTTATTTGGGGAGGCACTGCAGACAAGACACACGTTCCTAAGCAGAAGGCATTTCTGTAAAGGAAATTAcatgccatatttttccgtgtataagacaacccccaaattttctaacccaaaattaagaaatctaagtggggcttagcaagtgtagggggaaagggatcaaagcactgcaggatcgcgttgacccctgctttcccctccaattgttttctctctcctcggcttacttccatgtataagacaaccctcaatttttagtctaaagattttagacaaaagtatagtcttatacatggaaaatacggcaTATAGTGAAAACGTCCATGCTTTTCAACTGGGTTTGGATACTAAATGACATGCACATTCATCATCAGACCTGGCagtattagattaggcatccttcaggctcgagagactatagtaacgtgctctgaatagaggacttggaacagcgtctagtgtgtctgagaaggccaattcgagagtgacaatcccttccacattgaagacaaatacaatctgtcccctgtccagctccctgattttgctagtttcgggactgccttGGCCTGTTGTACAAGCATcacttcaaaatgggagaggccatgctgcaccacctgcctccaggctgaacgctcagatgtcagggtttcccatctgttgagctccattcctaaggccttcagatcctgcttgcagatatccttgtattgcagctgtggtctcccccccCCGGGCTCTTTCACTACACGAATTCGCCATACAGGAGATCTGGCAGTGTACTTACGCAATAAAACGTCTACTAGAGGAAATAACCATTTAGAGCAAGAGTGAAGGACAGCCTCCAGATGCTATTCGATTTCAAAGTTCCCATCATTGTTTGCTCATTAGCCATGATGGATGGACTTGGACTCCACACAACATCTGGACTGCTCCCATATTTCCCACCCAATTCATTTTGGCTGAAGACACTCATAAGGagacagggaaaagaaagaagcactgtTCCCAAAAAGAACTGGCTTGGTACAGGCAGGTATGGGGCTTGGTCACTATGCccaatatcttttttctttctgtttgggagagagagagaccctgacTCCCTAAGGCAAGTAGTGGGTAACAGCAGTTCTGCACAACAAATAAATCACTGCCACATTACAGCTAGAGAACAGTGGTGTACAAATgctaactcactcagagacagaCATTGGATAGACAGATGTTGGATAGACTTCACTTAAGATCACAAGGGCTGGGTTCAAATGCTAGTTCTCAGCGAGACACTCTGCTTATTAACACAAACCTGTTCCTACCTTTTCATCGCGGACATCATCAGAGTCTGTAGAGGCTGGTTTCTCCATGGCTACAAGGCAGAGCATCTGGAGGAGATGATTCTGCATTACATCTCTGTGGAGGTGGTAGAAAGAATCAGTATTATTGGAAACAGTCAGATTATATACCACAACCATCCCGTGATTTTAACTATAGCCCTCAAGCTATCACAAGTCATGTATGCTTCCTGTTCCTGGCAGCCAGCAATGCCCTAGTTCTACATGCCGTATTTTCTTGCACGTGTGCAATACAGGTCTGGCAAGAAAACGCCTCAACTGGTCCTGGAAATTTCCAGGAGCATCAGGGAAAGGTGTTTGGACAATAAGCCTTGGGAATGACCACTGGCTACCTCCAGGTAAGCCTGGGACTCCAGGGCATGGGTGTGGGGATGTAGCAAGTGGGGCAGCATGCAGAGACTAGAAGATGGGATCAGATAGAGAATTCCACTTCTTGGGAATTCCAGATTACTTTCACAAATGTGGGGTTCCCAAGATAATATAGGAGTTAGGCAGGGGAAATGAAGAGGCAGATGCCCATCTGCTTCAAGTTAGGTGttgttatttatttctctctccccccccccagcagaccTTATCCGAAATAAAGTGGAGAGGATTTGCATTAAAGCATCAATTGCATGGCATAGGAGATATCAGGTACCTCCTCTACAATGGCTCTAAACCtctgcctcttcttcctttccatctATTTTTACATCTGTTTCTCTCACTCAGTTTCAAAGATCCAACAAATCAAAAACTAGTAGGtcagaaggaaggccaggccagaCAGAAACTTTCACCCCTAACATGCTACTTTGCTAtgcgcaagattttttttttctgccatgaaGAAACATTCAGCCAGCgaactgagtactcattttactgatgtcagaaggatggaaggctgaatgaaccacAAGCCGGCTACATGGGATTCAACCCTGggttgtgaacacagttttggctgcagtacaacagttgaaccactgcgccacaaggctctaatCTCAGTTGTCATGTAGGGATGtgtcatctgttgttgtttttttactctatttcccagaattctccaagaatttcccagacagcattctgagagttctagccCACAGATCATCACCTACAGATCCCCTCATTTCActcagctggaccataaataaagaaagcagaccgccgaagaattgatgcctttgaattgtggtgctggaggagactcttgagaatcccctggactgcaaggagaacaaacctatccattctaaaggaaatcaaccctgagtgctcactggaaggacagatcctgaagctgaggctccagtactttggccatctaatgagaagaaaagactccctggaaaagaccctgatgttgggaaagtgtgacggcaagaggagaagggaacggccgaggatgagatggctggacagtgtgtgcgaagcaaccaacatgaatttgacacaactccgggaggcagtagaagataggagggcctggcatgctctggtccatggggtcacgaagagtcggacacgactaaacgatgaacGATGACGACGGACCAGGACTGCGTTCTGAGGCCACATGGCCCAGCTCCAGCCTGACTTCCTGTTGATaatgtgcaaaaaaataaaaaaagggaaattgTTGTAATTCTTCCTAGGTAGCACAATTCTGTGGAAGGTTCCCTTTACAGAGCCCAAAAGGGCAGGAACGTTATGGCACTTAGGAAGGAttgcagcagcttcctttttttgtacATTTACAAGAGGAAGCAAGGCTGGGAATAGGCCACAATTCAGGTGAACAAAATCTTGGGTGTCTGTAGGTATGGGTCTCtgggttgcaactcccagaattctgtatcacaaattcttggagaatttggGGAGGTGGAAGTTCAAAAAAATAGAAACAGCACATGCCTAATGTCACGTTTCAGACACAGGTTTACCACTTTTTCTGTGGCTGACTGAATCTTATCTCCATGGCGTCTGAATATCATGCCTGTTATTCACTATGCGGAGTCCAAGGTCTGCACACCTATCACAAACAGACCAAGAAAAACATCTCCCATCATAGCCACCCGCTTACCGGATAATGCCAAACTCATCGAAGTAGCCACCCCGTCCCTCTGTGCCAAAGGGCTCTTTGAAGGTCAGAATGACACAGGCCACGTTGTCGCGATTCCAGATGGGACTGAAGATCCGGTTTCCGAACCTGCAGGGAAAGCAAGCGAGGGCTCGAGTCAGCGGCTGCAGGGAAAGAAATGCCCCAGATGGATGGCAGAATAAAAGGCTCCTGTTTTTACTGGCTGAACTTCCCTGCTATTGAAACCCCACACCTTGCCTGGCATCCAGATAAAAAGACAGTTCGTGGGTGGTCAAGAGGTGCTTTTGAACCGCAAGCTTTAAGGCATCAGCTGGGGAGCGAACCAAAGGAGAGCACTGGCGCGCAAATAGAGACTGGCTCAGGCTTCAAATCACCCACGGGCTCTGCATCTCAAGCTCCTACTTTACCTGAGGATCATCAGGTTCTGCACCATCTCCTTGCCTAGGTAGTGGTCAATGCGGTAGATCTGGTCTTCTCTAAAAAGTGATGAGATGTGATTGGACAGCTTGTTGGAGCTTTCCAGGTCTTTGCCAAATGGCTTTTCCACAATGACACGATTCCAGCCGCTGGtggttgagagagaaaggaggagaaaaggttggggggtgggggtgggagaagaaaAGTCAACATTTTACCTGCTATATTACAGGCAATTGGAGACAAAGCCAGTGGAGCCCAGGATCCTTTCCTAATTAAAGCACCACACACCCTGCCTCTTGTACAAGCATGCTCACAAAAAGTGATTGCAACTCAAGCAGAATTCCCTTAATGCACTTTACTGCACAATGATGCTGTTTTTGCTACCTTTAGGAAAGTGTCAGTGTTTTGCAGAGCACTGAAATCCTATACTATGGTTGCAGTAAGTGTCTTGCTTGGCTCCCAAGGCTGCCAGACATTGCCAGTATGTTTTCAACGACAGGGGCAAATCATCCCTACTTTCTGCACCAGACATGAAAGTTAAAGTTTCATAACGAATAGCACAATCCATACCTGTGCAATGTGTACAGGAAATCTGCCCTTAACAAGCTGATAGAGCTTTCCGTATTCTTAGGCACACAGGgaccttccaccaccacccctccactCATTCTACTATGCAGCATCATCTGTTCAGAGGCCCCCAGATCTTACATATTGCTCATGCAAGTATGCCGGATGTTGGCTGTGACGTGCTCATAGACGCTGGGTGGCAGGGCCAGGTAGAAGAGGCGGTTCGCCTTCTCGCCGTTGTGGAGTGCATTGAGGTGAGCATTGAGCCGTTCAAAGGAGGCCCGGTCATCATACTTTCCTGAGACGTAGGAGTTGCGAGCAAAGAAATCATTCAGTTTCTGTTCTTCTTCAGGAGCAACCTGAAAAGGTATGAAGAACTGCTATCCTGGACAGGGGGAAACAGCTCTGTTTTCTTCCCCAGGCTTGACACCCTAAGCTTATGTCCccttccctccagatgttgcccaAGAGAGCAGCCTTCTGTCACTGTCAATGAGGATGACAGAATCAACCCCTTTGTGGTCTCTCCCTGTGGCAATGCGATAAACTCAAAAGCATGAGTGAAGTCCCGGGATGGCTGAGGACAAGAGGAGGAAGGGAGTGAAGAGGAGAAATCCTCACCTTGAGGTAGGGTTGGCTCTGTTTGCGGATATCAGCTACCGTAAGCTGGGACCGGGCATAACCCACCACATAGGTCTCGTCCGGAAGCAGCCCGTCACGGTAGAGCCACCTGCACAGATCGTAGGGGGTCACAATGAAGGGACAGGAAGCATGTGGGAATGGCAGCAGGGAAGGGGAACCTCTCTTCAAGCAAACAAGACTTACCAGATGGTGGGATAGATTTTCTTCTTGGCTAGGTCGCCCtgtaaatatcaggaaaaagaggggaggggagccaTCTGTTactggaaaggaagatgcagaagaTGCAAAGGCAGAGTTGTGGCATCTGTGGGCATGGAAGAAGGGGAGAGGGGGCCAGGTCAGGAACGTCCTAACGCCAGTCTCTATCCCCAGCCTGTCCTTTTGATCCGTGCTAGGATTTGTTAGGGATGCGACAGAGTAAAGTTCCACTGTTCACACACCCTAGATAGCCCCCAATTATTtactattaataataatcttagaactgcagagctggaaggaaccctaaggatcatcgaatccagcctctgtcaagaaggcacagtgggggaaccgAACCCGCAATCCCTGGCTCcttcctaaaccactgatctacacagCAGTTATCTAACTGAAGCATAGGAGTAGATGTATGCACAGGCAGCAATGGATTAATTCCCATGAATATATCTATGGTGATAAATCCAATCTACTTAAATCCCTTGAGGCCGTGTCTCGCTGCTCCCAACAGGAGGGCAGAGGTACAGATTCCCTGCTTCCCCATGCCCTGGAAAAGTAGGGTTATTCCTTTCTTAGCACCGCAGTTGGCGCTGTGTTCCCACATGACAAACTTCCTTAGATCACCTCTTTTGAAATGGGAAGCACTGGGAGGTGATGAAATGGAAACAAATCCCTGCTGTTCTCTCACCGACCGCCACCCCTGTCACGAAGGTTTCGCCATACTTTGCATAAACAGAACTAAGGGTAAAAAAAACACAGGCTATTTCACTCAGTCCCAGCATTCCATCTATATTCTGCTCCTTTGTTCATGTCAGCTTACTCAGCTGACTTGGGCCCTCGCTTTGTGGCACAGCTCCTCCCCAACGCCAACCCGTCTGTCTTCCCTTTCATGAAATCCTTTCTGTGCCTGGTGGTGCCACTGGGAAGAGCCTCGGCACCCAGCATTTgcttcggggtgtg is a window encoding:
- the G6PD gene encoding glucose-6-phosphate 1-dehydrogenase isoform X2, with translation MSLTRRHPQEELTPADICGMLREELSQGNDFHQSDTHIFIILGASGDLAKKKIYPTIWWLYRDGLLPDETYVVGYARSQLTVADIRKQSQPYLKVAPEEEQKLNDFFARNSYVSGKYDDRASFERLNAHLNALHNGEKANRLFYLALPPSVYEHVTANIRHTCMSNIGWNRVIVEKPFGKDLESSNKLSNHISSLFREDQIYRIDHYLGKEMVQNLMILRFGNRIFSPIWNRDNVACVILTFKEPFGTEGRGGYFDEFGIIRDVMQNHLLQMLCLVAMEKPASTDSDDVRDEKVKVLKCISEVDPNNVVLGQYVGDPSGKGEAQKGYLEDPTVPAGSTTPTFATAVVYVDNERWDGVPFILRCGKALNERKAEVRLQFREVPGDIFNRQCKRNELVIRVQPNEAVYTKMMTKKPGMFFNPEESELDLTYGNRYKDVKLPDAYERLILDVFCGSQMHFVRSDELREAWRIFTPLLHKIEGEKTKPIPYRYGSRGPPDADELMKKAGFQYEGTYRWVNPHKL
- the G6PD gene encoding glucose-6-phosphate 1-dehydrogenase isoform X3, whose translation is MGHDSAGLQGDLAKKKIYPTIWWLYRDGLLPDETYVVGYARSQLTVADIRKQSQPYLKVAPEEEQKLNDFFARNSYVSGKYDDRASFERLNAHLNALHNGEKANRLFYLALPPSVYEHVTANIRHTCMSNIGWNRVIVEKPFGKDLESSNKLSNHISSLFREDQIYRIDHYLGKEMVQNLMILRFGNRIFSPIWNRDNVACVILTFKEPFGTEGRGGYFDEFGIIRDVMQNHLLQMLCLVAMEKPASTDSDDVRDEKVKVLKCISEVDPNNVVLGQYVGDPSGKGEAQKGYLEDPTVPAGSTTPTFATAVVYVDNERWDGVPFILRCGKALNERKAEVRLQFREVPGDIFNRQCKRNELVIRVQPNEAVYTKMMTKKPGMFFNPEESELDLTYGNRYKDVKLPDAYERLILDVFCGSQMHFVRSDELREAWRIFTPLLHKIEGEKTKPIPYRYGSRGPPDADELMKKAGFQYEGTYRWVNPHKL
- the G6PD gene encoding glucose-6-phosphate 1-dehydrogenase isoform X1, whose protein sequence is MGSRASVRAESLGEPSAPPLQEREGNTSANMSLTRRHPQEELTPADICGMLREELSQGNDFHQSDTHIFIILGASGDLAKKKIYPTIWWLYRDGLLPDETYVVGYARSQLTVADIRKQSQPYLKVAPEEEQKLNDFFARNSYVSGKYDDRASFERLNAHLNALHNGEKANRLFYLALPPSVYEHVTANIRHTCMSNIGWNRVIVEKPFGKDLESSNKLSNHISSLFREDQIYRIDHYLGKEMVQNLMILRFGNRIFSPIWNRDNVACVILTFKEPFGTEGRGGYFDEFGIIRDVMQNHLLQMLCLVAMEKPASTDSDDVRDEKVKVLKCISEVDPNNVVLGQYVGDPSGKGEAQKGYLEDPTVPAGSTTPTFATAVVYVDNERWDGVPFILRCGKALNERKAEVRLQFREVPGDIFNRQCKRNELVIRVQPNEAVYTKMMTKKPGMFFNPEESELDLTYGNRYKDVKLPDAYERLILDVFCGSQMHFVRSDELREAWRIFTPLLHKIEGEKTKPIPYRYGSRGPPDADELMKKAGFQYEGTYRWVNPHKL